The proteins below come from a single Buchnera aphidicola (Thelaxes californica) genomic window:
- the dnaN gene encoding DNA polymerase III subunit beta: MKFIIEQKKLLKALQKVSVLLLKNHSFAILENVLIQLNSEQLTITSTNLDTEITVYILIASQSVNISTTVSGRKLLNICKSLPIDSMIEIEIHEKKMTICSKNSNFELLTMPCDHFPSTPSFNHEVELILPQIFIKNMLQNTYFSMAINDVRYYLNGILLEINSHEIKMVATDGHRMAVCAINFKTVYNFFSVIISRKGILELIKLMEKKDCNIHLFVNKNNIKIKIKNIVFFSKLIDEKYPDYSNILLKNPDIKIKICVMMLKNALIRVSILADKKFQSVQFYFFNNQLELKSNNEEEEYARETLNIQYKKNEMKFSVNVNYVIDILNNIKDENIIISFNVPITSLQIQEEQQKNNYFVIMPLLL, from the coding sequence ATGAAATTTATTATAGAACAAAAAAAATTATTAAAAGCTTTACAAAAAGTATCTGTTTTATTATTGAAAAATCATAGTTTTGCCATTTTAGAAAATGTTTTAATTCAACTAAATTCCGAACAATTGACTATCACAAGTACTAATTTAGACACTGAAATTACAGTATATATTTTAATTGCTTCTCAAAGTGTTAATATATCAACTACGGTATCTGGGCGTAAATTATTAAACATTTGTAAAAGTCTTCCTATTGATTCTATGATAGAAATAGAAATACATGAAAAAAAAATGACTATTTGTTCAAAAAATAGTAATTTTGAACTTTTGACTATGCCGTGTGATCATTTTCCTTCTACACCATCTTTTAATCATGAAGTAGAACTAATTCTTCCTCAGATTTTTATAAAAAATATGTTACAAAATACATATTTTTCTATGGCTATTAATGATGTTAGATATTATTTAAATGGAATATTATTAGAAATAAATTCACATGAAATAAAAATGGTTGCTACTGATGGTCATCGAATGGCTGTTTGTGCTATAAATTTTAAAACTGTGTATAATTTTTTTTCGGTAATTATTTCTAGAAAAGGAATATTAGAATTAATTAAATTAATGGAAAAAAAAGATTGTAATATACATTTATTTGTTAATAAAAATAACATAAAAATAAAAATAAAAAATATCGTTTTTTTTTCTAAATTAATTGATGAAAAATATCCTGATTATTCCAATATTTTATTAAAAAATCCTGATATAAAAATAAAAATTTGTGTAATGATGTTAAAAAATGCATTAATTCGAGTATCTATTCTTGCGGATAAAAAATTTCAGAGTGTGCAATTTTATTTTTTTAATAATCAATTAGAATTAAAATCTAATAATGAAGAAGAGGAATATGCACGAGAAACACTGAATATTCAATATAAAAAAAATGAAATGAAATTTAGTGTTAATGTAAATTATGTTATTGATATATTAAATAATATTAAGGATGAAAATATTATTATATCATTTAATGTACCTATTACTTCGTTGCAAATTCAAGAAGAACAACAGAAAAATAATTATTTTGTAATTATGCCTTTACTATTATAA
- the dnaA gene encoding chromosomal replication initiator protein DnaA, with protein MESELLISIWQKCLRILRHELNAIEFSMWIRPLTAELNNNVLELYAPNQFVLHWVQIKYLHILKKLLKQFFTSSCPLIIFKVKNTCIKNTTLKHVYVKKNNYKKKKIHYHYVMNISKFNNNINKQHNFNNFVEGKCNQLARSAAYQITHDFGKSYNPLCLYGGTGLGKTHLLHAIGNQILNKKYTVKVVYMHSEHFVQHMVYALKNNEIEAFKKYYRSVDVLLIDDIQFFSNKERSQEEFFYTVNALLEGNQQIILTSDRYPKAIQGVTERLKSRFSWGLTISIQPPGLDTRIAILMKKAIENKIYLSDEVIFFIATQLKTNIRELEGAFNKIVVQAKFTQQNITIEFVKKTLQDVFFFKKNVITIQIIQYKVAEYFKVSISDLLSKSRFQSIIKPRQIAMAITKKLTNHSLLEIGMAFGNRDHTTVIHACHKINKLLQEDNQIKIDFFTLIKKISC; from the coding sequence ATGGAGTCTGAATTGTTAATTTCAATTTGGCAAAAATGTCTTCGTATATTACGACATGAATTAAATGCGATTGAATTTAGTATGTGGATACGTCCTTTAACAGCTGAATTAAATAATAATGTATTAGAACTGTATGCTCCAAATCAATTTGTGTTACATTGGGTACAGATTAAATATTTACATATTTTAAAAAAATTGTTAAAACAATTTTTTACTTCTTCATGTCCTTTAATAATATTTAAAGTTAAAAATACATGTATAAAAAATACAACTTTGAAACATGTATATGTTAAAAAAAATAATTATAAAAAAAAAAAAATACATTATCACTATGTAATGAATATTTCTAAATTTAATAATAATATAAATAAACAACATAATTTTAATAATTTTGTTGAAGGTAAATGTAATCAATTAGCAAGATCAGCTGCTTATCAAATTACTCATGATTTTGGAAAAAGTTATAATCCTTTATGTTTATATGGAGGAACTGGTTTAGGTAAAACTCATTTATTACATGCAATAGGCAATCAAATTCTTAATAAGAAATATACTGTAAAAGTAGTTTATATGCATTCTGAACATTTTGTACAACATATGGTATATGCTTTAAAAAATAACGAAATCGAGGCATTTAAAAAATATTATAGATCAGTAGATGTATTATTAATTGATGATATTCAGTTTTTTTCTAATAAAGAACGTTCTCAAGAAGAATTTTTTTATACTGTCAATGCTTTATTAGAAGGTAATCAACAAATTATATTAACATCTGATCGTTATCCAAAAGCCATACAAGGTGTTACAGAAAGATTAAAATCAAGATTTAGTTGGGGGCTTACAATTTCAATTCAACCACCAGGATTAGATACGAGAATAGCAATTTTAATGAAAAAAGCTATCGAAAATAAAATTTATTTATCTGATGAAGTTATTTTTTTTATTGCAACACAATTAAAAACTAATATAAGAGAATTAGAAGGTGCTTTTAATAAAATAGTCGTGCAAGCAAAATTTACACAACAAAATATTACAATTGAATTTGTAAAAAAAACATTACAAGATGTATTTTTTTTTAAAAAAAATGTTATTACAATCCAAATTATTCAATATAAAGTAGCTGAATATTTTAAAGTTTCAATTTCTGATTTATTATCTAAAAGTCGTTTCCAATCTATTATTAAACCGCGTCAAATTGCTATGGCTATTACTAAAAAATTAACTAATCATAGTTTACTAGAAATTGGTATGGCTTTTGGTAATAGAGATCATACAACGGTTATACATGCATGTCATAAAATTAATAAACTTTTACAAGAAGATAATCAAATAAAAATTGATTTTTTCACTTTAATTAAAAAAATATCTTGTTAA
- the rpmH gene encoding 50S ribosomal protein L34 — MKRTFQPSLLKRNRLHGFRSRMATKNGRHILSRRRNKCRIKLTVSSK; from the coding sequence ATGAAACGTACCTTTCAACCATCTTTATTAAAACGTAATCGACTACATGGATTCCGATCAAGAATGGCAACAAAAAACGGGAGACATATTTTATCAAGACGTAGAAACAAATGTAGAATTAAACTTACTGTTTCTTCTAAATAA
- the rnpA gene encoding ribonuclease P protein component: MNILSFPKKLRLLKTNDFKQVFKNAYKVQNKEIIIFGNPNDLLYPRLGISITKKKIKYAYLRNKIKRLIKEYFRLSQNFLIKMDFLVVVKKNILINDKKLFIKKIHTLWKRYYQFHK; the protein is encoded by the coding sequence GTGAATATATTATCTTTTCCTAAAAAATTACGTTTACTAAAAACAAATGATTTTAAACAAGTCTTTAAAAATGCTTATAAAGTACAGAATAAAGAAATAATTATTTTTGGAAATCCTAATGATTTGTTATATCCTAGATTAGGTATTAGTATTACTAAAAAAAAGATAAAATATGCTTATTTAAGAAATAAAATTAAAAGATTAATTAAAGAATATTTTCGATTGTCTCAAAATTTTTTAATAAAAATGGATTTTTTAGTAGTTGTCAAAAAAAATATATTAATCAATGATAAAAAATTATTTATCAAAAAAATACATACATTATGGAAAAGATATTATCAATTTCATAAATAA
- the yidC gene encoding membrane protein insertase YidC, which translates to MKLSRNFFIFSFLIILIFVFPLYKKTKNIFHTMVLHQEKNTENKNVETFLNPKDFITIKNNVIQLYISKKGGDVVRVELLKFKDKLHSNKNLKLLDITHDFIYQANSGLIGINGIDDFKNNQRPLYTILPMKDQLFQNQQTIIVPMKFVSDSGVTYIKTFTLKKNAYFINVEYKIINNTNQSLNLSTFNQLKQSINSTNPKKIQKKNLALRAFRGTAYSTDQYKYKKYDFEEIKKNNNIQICTKTGWIAMLQQYFISAWIPKTQYQQYINTKYLGNNIASISFQSEPIIINAKDTVILNSVLWLGPEQQDTMETIAPYLNMTVDYGFLWFLSQPLFKVLQTINFFLGNWGCSIIAITFIMKLAMYPISKIQYRSMYRIKQLQPKIHSIKKKYAHDQQKITEKIIHLYKKENINPLSGLLPILIQMPLFLALYYMLMNSVELRHAPFFLWIEDLSDKDPFYFLPICLAVTMLFTQNNTSDNFGSSTDKKEKFIQYLPLMFIFLFLWFPSGLVLYYIVNNLISIVQQKIIFNNLKNNP; encoded by the coding sequence ATGAAATTATCACGTAATTTTTTTATTTTTTCTTTTTTAATAATTCTTATTTTTGTATTTCCTTTATATAAAAAAACGAAAAATATTTTTCATACTATGGTACTACATCAAGAAAAAAACACTGAAAATAAAAATGTAGAAACATTTCTTAACCCAAAAGATTTTATCACAATAAAAAATAACGTTATTCAATTATATATAAGTAAAAAAGGAGGTGATGTTGTAAGAGTGGAATTATTAAAATTCAAAGATAAACTACACTCTAACAAAAATTTGAAATTACTAGATATTACTCATGATTTTATATATCAAGCAAATAGTGGTTTAATTGGTATAAATGGAATTGATGATTTTAAAAATAACCAACGTCCATTATATACTATATTACCAATGAAAGATCAATTATTTCAAAATCAACAAACTATCATTGTACCAATGAAATTTGTTTCTGATTCTGGAGTAACATATATTAAAACATTTACTTTAAAAAAGAATGCATATTTTATAAATGTAGAATATAAAATTATTAATAATACTAATCAATCATTAAATCTCTCTACATTTAATCAATTAAAACAAAGTATTAATAGCACTAATCCAAAAAAAATACAAAAAAAAAATCTTGCTCTGAGAGCATTTCGAGGAACAGCATATTCGACTGACCAATATAAATATAAAAAATATGATTTTGAAGAGATAAAAAAAAACAATAATATTCAAATATGTACAAAAACTGGCTGGATTGCAATGTTACAACAATATTTTATATCTGCTTGGATACCCAAAACACAATATCAACAATATATTAATACTAAATATTTAGGAAATAATATTGCAAGTATTAGTTTTCAATCAGAACCAATTATTATTAATGCAAAAGATACAGTAATTTTAAATTCTGTTTTATGGTTAGGACCAGAACAACAAGATACTATGGAAACAATTGCTCCTTATTTGAATATGACTGTAGACTATGGATTTTTATGGTTTTTGTCACAACCTTTATTTAAAGTGTTACAAACAATAAATTTTTTTTTAGGAAATTGGGGTTGTTCTATTATAGCAATTACTTTTATTATGAAATTAGCAATGTACCCAATAAGTAAAATTCAATACCGTTCTATGTATCGAATAAAACAATTACAACCTAAAATACACTCGATCAAAAAAAAATATGCTCATGATCAACAGAAAATCACTGAAAAAATTATTCATTTATATAAAAAAGAAAACATCAATCCATTAAGTGGATTATTACCAATACTAATTCAAATGCCTCTTTTTTTAGCATTATATTATATGTTAATGAATTCAGTAGAACTTAGACATGCCCCATTTTTTTTATGGATTGAAGATTTATCTGATAAAGATCCTTTTTACTTTTTACCTATATGTTTAGCTGTTACCATGTTATTTACACAAAATAATACATCAGATAATTTTGGTTCTTCTACCGATAAAAAAGAAAAATTCATACAATATTTACCACTAATGTTTATCTTTTTATTTTTGTGGTTCCCTTCAGGATTAGTACTATATTACATAGTAAATAATTTAATTAGTATTGTTCAACAAAAAATTATTTTCAATAATTTAAAAAATAATCCATAA
- the mnmE gene encoding tRNA uridine-5-carboxymethylaminomethyl(34) synthesis GTPase MnmE, which produces MTKQKTIVAQATASGKSGIGIIRISGCKTYLVAQTILKCIPSPRLATHLRFFDINGYMIDYGIAIWFPKPHSFTGEDVLELQGHGNNIILDLLIKNIISIKGIRLADPGEFTKRAVLNKKMDLTQAEGLIDFINAESAHAAQLALNMMKGIFSKNIKNIIMMLSEINVLIETELNFSEEEHLLLDMNLIELKLKNIINILMQLKKTGKEGILIKEGIKIVICGLPNSGKSTLLNKLLNQNIAIVTNIAGTTRDILQHNINIQGLSFNISDTAGLRQSNDYIEKIGIKKTKKEIKKADHILYVIDIKQHKINTELLNKIKKNIFNNQSYTIVVNKIDLIPMQPVLKKNKKTHNIYISAKKELGIDLLKNYLFKLYKNNNSLETIHTTRRRHLNIIDKVFVELSFGIKNWKENKNLELLSENLRNSQILLNKIIKTDSSKEILEKIFSEFCIGK; this is translated from the coding sequence GTGACAAAACAAAAAACAATAGTTGCACAAGCAACTGCTTCAGGAAAATCAGGAATAGGAATAATAAGAATTTCAGGTTGTAAAACATACTTAGTAGCTCAAACAATATTAAAATGTATTCCATCACCAAGATTAGCAACACATTTACGTTTTTTTGATATTAACGGATATATGATCGATTATGGAATTGCTATTTGGTTTCCTAAACCTCATTCTTTTACAGGAGAAGATGTTTTAGAATTACAAGGACATGGTAATAACATAATTTTAGATTTATTAATAAAAAATATTATTTCAATAAAAGGTATTCGTTTAGCCGATCCAGGGGAGTTCACAAAAAGAGCTGTATTAAATAAGAAAATGGATTTAACTCAAGCGGAAGGATTAATAGACTTTATTAATGCTGAGTCAGCACATGCAGCTCAATTAGCTTTAAATATGATGAAAGGAATATTTTCAAAAAACATTAAAAATATTATTATGATGTTATCAGAAATTAATGTTTTGATAGAAACTGAATTAAATTTTTCTGAAGAAGAACATTTACTCCTAGATATGAACTTAATTGAATTAAAATTAAAAAATATAATAAATATTTTAATGCAATTAAAAAAAACAGGAAAAGAAGGAATTCTCATCAAAGAAGGAATTAAAATAGTAATTTGTGGATTACCTAACTCTGGAAAATCAACATTATTAAACAAGTTATTAAATCAAAACATTGCTATTGTAACAAATATAGCTGGAACAACAAGAGATATATTACAACATAATATTAATATCCAAGGATTATCCTTTAATATTAGTGATACAGCTGGATTAAGACAAAGTAATGATTATATAGAAAAAATTGGAATTAAAAAAACGAAAAAAGAAATAAAAAAAGCAGACCATATATTGTATGTCATCGATATAAAACAACATAAAATAAATACAGAATTATTAAACAAAATAAAAAAAAATATATTCAATAATCAATCTTATACCATTGTTGTTAATAAAATAGATTTAATACCTATGCAACCAGTTTTAAAAAAAAATAAAAAAACACACAATATTTATATTTCAGCAAAAAAAGAATTAGGAATAGATTTATTAAAAAATTATCTTTTTAAATTATATAAAAATAATAATTCTTTAGAAACAATACATACAACACGTCGAAGACATTTAAATATTATTGATAAAGTATTTGTAGAATTATCATTTGGTATAAAAAATTGGAAAGAAAATAAAAATTTAGAATTATTATCAGAAAATTTACGTAATTCTCAAATATTACTCAATAAAATTATCAAAACAGATTCTTCAAAAGAAATATTAGAAAAAATTTTTTCTGAGTTTTGTATTGGAAAGTAA
- a CDS encoding co-chaperone GroES, whose protein sequence is MNIRPLHDRIIVKRNEIESKSAGGIVLTGSAAGKSTRGTVLAVGNGKVLENGKIKPLDVKVGDVVIFNESYGAKTEKIDNEEVLILTESDILAIVIE, encoded by the coding sequence ATGAACATTCGTCCATTACACGATCGTATTATCGTAAAACGTAATGAAATTGAATCAAAATCTGCAGGGGGAATTGTTTTAACAGGTTCAGCTGCAGGAAAATCGACTAGAGGAACTGTTTTAGCAGTAGGAAATGGTAAAGTTTTAGAAAATGGAAAAATCAAACCATTAGATGTTAAAGTAGGTGATGTTGTCATTTTTAATGAAAGTTATGGAGCAAAAACCGAAAAAATTGATAATGAAGAAGTTTTAATTTTAACAGAAAGTGACATTTTGGCAATTGTTATAGAATAA
- the groL gene encoding chaperonin GroEL (60 kDa chaperone family; promotes refolding of misfolded polypeptides especially under stressful conditions; forms two stacked rings of heptamers to form a barrel-shaped 14mer; ends can be capped by GroES; misfolded proteins enter the barrel where they are refolded when GroES binds), with product MAAKDVKFGNEARIKMLRGVNILADAVKVTLGPKGRNVILDKSFGAPSITKDGVSVAREIELEDKFENMGAQMVKEVASKANDAAGDGTTTATLLAQAIVNEGLKAVAAGMNPMDLKRGIDKAVIKAVEELKNLSVPCSDSKAITQVGTISANADEKVGALIAEAMEKVGNDGVITVEEGTGLQNELEVVKGMQFDRGYLSPYFINKPETGLVELENPYILMADKKISNVRELLPVLEAVAKSGKPLLIISEDLEGEALATLVVNSMRGIVKVAAVKAPGFGDRRKAMLQDISVLTAGSVISEELAMDLEKTTLEDLGQAKRVVITKDTTTIIGGIGEKYTIQGRISQIRQQIQEATSDYDKEKLNERLAKLSGGVAVLKVGAATEVEMKEKKARVEDALHATRAAVEEGVVPGGGVALVRVAEKVSTITGQNEDQNVGIRVAVKAMEAPLRQIVSNSGEEPSVVTNNVKDGTDNYGYNAATDEYGDMIEFGILDPTKVTRSALQYAASVAGLMITTECMVTDLPKEEKSDISTPPGGGMGGMGGMGGMM from the coding sequence ATGGCTGCAAAAGACGTAAAATTCGGAAATGAAGCAAGAATAAAAATGCTGCGAGGTGTAAATATTTTAGCAGATGCTGTTAAAGTAACTTTAGGACCAAAAGGAAGAAATGTTATTTTAGATAAATCTTTTGGCGCACCAAGTATTACTAAAGATGGAGTTTCTGTAGCAAGAGAAATTGAATTAGAAGATAAGTTCGAAAATATGGGCGCTCAAATGGTCAAAGAAGTGGCATCGAAAGCCAATGATGCAGCAGGAGATGGAACAACTACAGCAACACTACTAGCACAAGCAATAGTAAATGAAGGTTTAAAAGCAGTAGCTGCTGGAATGAATCCAATGGATTTAAAAAGAGGAATTGATAAAGCGGTAATCAAAGCGGTAGAAGAATTAAAAAACCTTTCCGTACCTTGTTCTGATTCCAAAGCAATTACTCAAGTAGGAACAATTTCCGCTAATGCAGACGAAAAAGTGGGTGCATTAATTGCAGAAGCAATGGAAAAAGTAGGAAATGATGGTGTTATTACTGTAGAAGAAGGAACAGGATTACAAAATGAACTAGAAGTAGTTAAAGGTATGCAGTTTGATAGAGGATATTTATCTCCTTATTTTATCAATAAACCTGAAACAGGTTTAGTAGAATTAGAAAATCCTTATATTTTAATGGCTGATAAAAAAATATCCAATGTAAGAGAATTATTACCAGTATTAGAAGCTGTTGCTAAATCTGGAAAACCTCTTTTAATTATTTCTGAAGATTTAGAAGGTGAAGCATTAGCAACTTTAGTAGTAAACTCTATGAGAGGAATAGTAAAAGTAGCTGCAGTAAAAGCACCAGGATTTGGTGATAGAAGAAAAGCAATGTTACAAGATATTTCAGTATTAACTGCAGGATCAGTAATATCAGAAGAATTAGCAATGGATTTAGAAAAAACAACTTTAGAAGATTTAGGACAAGCCAAACGTGTAGTAATAACAAAAGACACCACAACAATAATAGGTGGTATTGGAGAAAAATACACTATACAAGGCAGAATTAGTCAAATAAGACAACAAATACAAGAAGCAACATCAGATTATGATAAAGAAAAATTAAATGAACGTTTAGCAAAATTATCTGGTGGAGTAGCTGTATTAAAAGTTGGAGCAGCAACGGAAGTAGAAATGAAAGAAAAGAAAGCAAGAGTAGAAGATGCATTACATGCTACTAGAGCTGCAGTAGAAGAAGGTGTAGTACCTGGAGGTGGTGTAGCTTTAGTAAGAGTAGCGGAAAAAGTTTCTACTATTACAGGTCAAAATGAAGATCAAAATGTAGGTATTCGAGTTGCAGTAAAAGCAATGGAAGCTCCTTTACGTCAAATAGTATCAAATTCTGGTGAAGAACCTTCTGTTGTAACTAACAATGTAAAAGATGGAACAGATAATTACGGATATAATGCAGCAACAGATGAATATGGAGATATGATCGAATTTGGAATACTTGATCCAACAAAAGTAACTCGATCAGCTTTACAATATGCTGCTTCAGTAGCTGGTTTAATGATTACTACAGAATGTATGGTTACTGATTTACCAAAAGAAGAAAAGTCAGATATTAGTACTCCTCCTGGAGGAGGTATGGGTGGTATGGGTGGTATGGGAGGAATGATGTAA
- the efp gene encoding elongation factor P: MITKNSNNLKKGTKILINSEPYIIESSEFVKPGKGQAFIRMKLKNLISEKLLDKTCKSTDTFHIAEVITTSALYLYKDVDNYFFMEKKSFEQFSLKKNVLKKHQKWLIEQNEYLVNIWNNKIISIVPNNFIISKIIKINNNIKGNSVTSSTNLAILSTGAVIKIPLFIKIGELIKVDTRSGEYVCRVKSI; encoded by the coding sequence ATGATTACAAAGAATAGTAACAACTTAAAAAAAGGAACAAAAATCCTTATTAATAGCGAACCATATATAATAGAATCTAGTGAATTTGTAAAACCAGGAAAGGGTCAAGCATTTATTAGAATGAAATTAAAAAATTTAATTTCAGAAAAATTATTAGATAAAACTTGTAAATCAACTGATACATTTCACATCGCTGAAGTTATTACAACTTCTGCTCTTTATTTATACAAAGATGTAGACAACTATTTTTTTATGGAAAAAAAATCGTTTGAACAATTTTCATTGAAAAAAAATGTTTTAAAAAAACATCAAAAATGGTTGATAGAACAAAACGAATATTTAGTCAATATTTGGAATAATAAAATTATTTCTATTGTTCCTAATAACTTTATTATTTCAAAAATAATAAAAATTAATAATAACATTAAAGGTAATTCAGTAACATCTAGTACAAATTTAGCAATATTATCTACAGGAGCAGTAATAAAAATTCCTCTATTTATTAAAATAGGAGAATTAATAAAAGTTGATACACGTTCAGGGGAATATGTATGTCGAGTTAAATCTATTTAA
- the dnaC gene encoding DNA replication protein DnaC, with the protein MNSHINFLKRLQRLIPNHIKPKFDTEKDLLFWNQEQGKLDSQSILRENQAMKMQKVLGRSGIRELYINCSFDNYKIYHQGHHRAVSAARRYAEEFNGNIASFIFSGRPGTGKNHLASAIGNHLILHGKTVLIVTVADLMSNMKGTFNESSIITEENLLNNLSTVDLLMIDEIGMQTESRYEKVIINQIVDRRSSSKRSTGMLSNLDHQGMKNLLGERVIDRMRLGNSLWLTFEWDSYRQYVKGDEY; encoded by the coding sequence ATGAACAGTCACATAAATTTTTTAAAAAGATTACAACGATTAATTCCAAACCATATTAAGCCTAAATTTGATACTGAAAAAGATTTATTGTTTTGGAATCAAGAGCAAGGTAAATTAGATTCTCAGTCAATTTTAAGAGAAAATCAAGCTATGAAAATGCAAAAGGTTTTGGGAAGATCTGGAATTCGTGAGCTTTATATTAACTGTTCATTTGATAATTACAAAATATATCATCAAGGACATCATAGAGCAGTATCTGCTGCTCGTCGTTATGCAGAAGAATTTAATGGTAATATTGCTAGTTTTATTTTTTCAGGGAGGCCTGGAACTGGAAAAAATCATCTTGCTTCAGCGATTGGAAATCATTTAATTTTACATGGAAAAACTGTATTAATCGTGACTGTAGCAGATTTGATGTCAAATATGAAAGGTACATTTAATGAATCTAGTATTATTACAGAAGAAAATTTGTTAAATAATTTGAGTACAGTAGATTTATTGATGATTGATGAAATAGGTATGCAAACTGAATCTAGATATGAAAAAGTAATTATTAATCAAATTGTAGATCGTCGTTCTTCCTCTAAACGTTCTACTGGAATGTTATCTAATCTTGATCATCAAGGTATGAAAAATTTGTTAGGAGAAAGAGTTATTGACAGAATGAGATTGGGTAACAGTTTGTGGTTAACTTTTGAATGGGATAGTTATAGACAATATGTTAAAGGTGATGAATACTAG
- a CDS encoding DnaT-like ssDNA-binding domain-containing protein translates to MSFRAFTSFYTTLKQFSKNPVQSLKNTPSEVLAILEQKDVMMYVITPNLMKKLFCIHNNKLDNQKITVLENYFKKFAYQKKNQKHNNDYYEEKFSMYDNWKPDDNFLDQALIWGIKLQEKPTCEELSAFKSYWKAEGRFFYHVQWQQKLARSLITSRTMNSRLFYKRDINELPMPDKKVPIGFRDE, encoded by the coding sequence ATGTCTTTTAGAGCTTTTACATCTTTTTATACTACTTTAAAGCAATTTTCTAAAAACCCAGTTCAGTCACTAAAAAATACTCCCAGTGAAGTTTTAGCAATATTAGAACAAAAAGATGTCATGATGTATGTTATTACACCTAATTTAATGAAAAAATTATTTTGTATACATAATAATAAGTTAGACAATCAAAAAATTACTGTTTTAGAAAATTATTTTAAAAAATTTGCTTATCAGAAAAAAAATCAAAAACACAATAATGATTATTATGAAGAAAAATTTTCTATGTATGATAATTGGAAACCGGATGATAATTTTTTAGATCAAGCATTGATATGGGGTATAAAATTACAAGAAAAACCTACATGTGAAGAATTATCTGCATTTAAATCATATTGGAAAGCTGAAGGACGTTTTTTTTATCATGTTCAATGGCAACAAAAACTTGCAAGAAGCTTAATAACTAGTAGAACTATGAATAGTAGATTATTTTATAAAAGAGATATTAATGAGCTTCCTATGCCAGATAAAAAAGTTCCAATTGGATTTAGAGATGAATAG
- the rsmD gene encoding 16S rRNA (guanine(966)-N(2))-methyltransferase RsmD — MKKNIIIRITGGKLNTQKIYTQRNLYMRPTTSIIREVLFNWLKNYIQQSYCLDCFSGSGILSFESVSRGASCVVSLDIKKKNVINIKNNISRLLINNIQFFHTNTLKWLKKSHQLFDIIFIDPPFYLNLVNITIDLIQKNNLLKNNSLVYIEYNIKKEVLSIPLNWTLYKIKKKKDKVFVLYKIFLKL, encoded by the coding sequence TTGAAAAAAAATATAATAATTCGCATTACTGGTGGAAAATTGAATACACAAAAAATATATACTCAACGTAATCTTTACATGCGACCAACTACCTCAATAATACGAGAAGTATTATTTAATTGGTTAAAAAATTATATTCAACAATCTTATTGTTTAGATTGCTTTTCTGGAAGTGGTATTTTAAGTTTTGAATCAGTTTCTCGTGGTGCTAGTTGTGTAGTTTCCTTAGATATTAAGAAGAAAAATGTAATAAACATTAAAAATAATATTTCAAGGTTATTGATAAACAATATACAATTTTTTCATACAAATACTTTAAAATGGTTAAAAAAATCTCATCAACTATTTGATATAATATTTATTGATCCTCCTTTTTATTTAAATTTAGTGAATATAACAATTGATTTAATTCAAAAAAATAATTTGTTAAAAAATAATTCATTAGTATATATAGAATATAATATAAAAAAAGAGGTTCTTTCAATTCCATTGAATTGGACTTTATATAAAATAAAAAAAAAAAAAGATAAAGTTTTTGTATTATATAAAATATTTTTAAAATTATAA